The Drosophila nasuta strain 15112-1781.00 chromosome 2L, ASM2355853v1, whole genome shotgun sequence genome window below encodes:
- the LOC132798450 gene encoding uncharacterized protein LOC132798450, which translates to MPKISKLKLLKQFRLSSLSSSKGSRTGNSANNKELKVLTLLQTVP; encoded by the exons atgccaaaaattaGCAAACTCAAATTACTTAAGCAATTCAG ATTGAGCAGTCTGTCATCCAGCAAAGGATCACGCACGGGCAACTCGGCCAACAATAAGGAACTTAAAGTGCTAACGCTGCTTCAAACTGTACCGTGA
- the LOC132798449 gene encoding uncharacterized protein LOC132798449: protein MVYTERTDKCLTSSKDNAASSKSQSNSTSSSPSKTHSSNSSGAWSSQASSSEKWKYNNMVKDNRDHFNSMHFS, encoded by the coding sequence ATGGTCTATACGGAACGCACCGACAAGTGTCTGACGTCCAGTAAGGATAATGCTGCTTCCAGCAAATCCCAATCGAATTCCACGTCGTCGTCGCCTTCGAAGACGCACTCAAGCAACAGCTCGGGTGCGTGGAGCAGTCAGGCTTCCAGTTCCGAGAAATGGAAATACAATAACATGGTCAAGGATAATCGCGATCATTTCAATTCCATGCACTTCTCCTAA